CATACATTTTTAATCCTGTCTCAAAACTTTCCCCTCTATATTTTTTAAATAAAGAATAAAAAACTTCTCCAAATTTATTGGAAAGTTTTATTTTTTCAATATCATCTTTTTTAATTAGGGCCTTTAAGCCTAGGTCCATTGGAAATAAAATTATTTCAATTTTTGATTCTAAAACTATTTTTAAAGCTTCTGGGTCAAAAGCAGCATTAAATTCAGAATATATTCCTTTATTTTCTCTTCCAAAACTACCACACAGCATTAAAATTTTTTTAATCTTATTTTTTACTTTTGGAAATAATGTTAATAACATTGCAATATTTGTTAATGAAGCTAAAGTCACTAATATAATTTCTTCAAGAGCCATTATTTTATTGTAAAGTTCAAAAACTGCATGATTTTTTAATAACATATTATTAGAAGGTTTTTAAAATCATAGCCATCTAATTCTGTATTGCCATGAATATCATAAGCATAAACAGGACTTCTTAAAATAGGTTTATAACAACCTTTTGAAACCTCTATATTTGCATTAAATAAAGTAATTATTTTTAATGCATTTTCAGTAACTAAATCAATATTTGCATTTCGTGCAACTGTGGAAATTAACTTAATATCAAATTTTTCTTGGTTGATTGCAATTGCCAAAGCAACAGTATCATCAATACCTGGATCAGTATCGATAATAATCGGTATTTTATCCATTTTTTTTCCTTAAAAGTCCTAATAAAAAACTTGAAAAAAAAATGGTTAAAAAAACCATAAAACTTATAGACTTCTGATAGGTCAAAAGGTAGAAACACCAACCCAATATGTTGACTTATACAAGTTTTTATTAAGATATTTTTATAATAACATACAGATTAAATTGTATAAAATATTACTTATTTTTTATATAACTCAATTAAATGTTCTGCAATTTCTAAAATAATAAATCTGATATACCTTTGTCAATTTATAAATTCATTACAATAATTGAATTAATTTTAAAACAAGGAAAATTTTTCAAAAGTTAAAAATATAAAATTTAATTTTGTTTCAATTTCTATATTTATATATAAATCCATTATTTTATTTCTAATATTCAGTAAATAAAAAACACACAAAGTTTGTGTGTTTTTTATTTATCTAAACTTATAACTCACAACAACCAATTAGTGTTGAGTCATCAAGTTCCTTTGCAAATTCAAATTTAGTTTTATAACTTATATCAGAGGTTACTTCCAATACTTTATTAAAAATTGCATTAAATCAATCTTGATTATTCATAGCAACACTTCCCCCAATTACAATTATTTCTGGATTTAAGAAATAGATTGCTGTTGAGAATAGACTGATTAACTCTATTTCCATTGTAATAAAATAATCACTAACTATTGAATTTTTTCTTGTTTTAAAAATTTCAAAAGCTTCTTTTGCATTTTCCACTTTTACACCAAGTTCTTGTAGTCTTTTGGCAATATTTTTTCCACTTGCCAAGTATTCAAATCCACTTTTTGATGGTTCTATTGTGCTTATTTTTGGTAAAGCGTTTGCAATTTCACATGCTTTACCAGTAAAACCATTAAAAATTTTTCCTTCATTTATAAAACCAGCTCCTATTCTTGTTGAAACTGTAAAATATAATAGTGATTCAATAACTTTTCTTATAGAAAATTGACCTAATGCTGCAACATTTGCGTTATTATTAAATTTTATTTCCTTATTTAAAAAGATTTTTTTAAATTCTTCTACTAAATTTTTACCATTTCAAGCTGGCAAATTTGGAGTATTTATAATTTCTCCTGTTTTTAAGTTAAGTGGTCCAGGACAAGCCAAACCTATGAAATCAAAATCCATTTTTCAAAAGTCCACTATAGTTTTAATTTTTTTAAGTTAAAATCAAAATCATTTGGATTTGTTTCAAAAGTCTCTTTGGAGAAAATTTTTTTATCTTCGATAATCGCAATCCTAATTGATGCCCCACCGATATCTACTGCTAATTTTTTCATTTAATTACCCTTGATTTTCTATTTTTTATAAACGAATGTAATTGTTTTTACACTCGTATTTATTTTACTACCATAATTTAGTAAAATATTTTGCTTTTTGTAACGAATTTTAGTCAAAATTTGTGAAAACTCCTCAACTCCATATCAATTTAGTCTAAATTCTTGTTTTTCAACTAATTTATTATCAATAAAATAACCTATTTCATTAATAGTATACTGTTCAACTCAATTTATTAGTTTTGCATAATTTTTTATTTCTATAAACTGATTATTAATAGTATATGAATTTGTATACTCTGACCCAACATTAAAATCTGTTGGCAAAATTAAATCAATTACTAATTTACCATTTTTTTAAAGATTTATAAAAATTTTTAAGTATTTGTGTTAATTCATCTCTTGTTTCAATTAAATTAAAAGTTGCATTCGGAATAATTATATATTCAAAATAATTTTCTCTTTCAAAATTAATTAAGTCCTGATTTAATAATTCACAATCTAAATTATTTTCTTTTAATTTTTTTTACATAATTTGATCATTTGTTTAGATTTATCTATACCAATAACATCAATTTTATATTTTAATAACGGAATCAACATTCTTCCGTTACCAACTCCAGCTTCAAGCACTTTTCCTTCAATTGGAATTAATAATTCTTTATAAAATTGAATGTCTCCATCAATTGAAGTACCTGGAGGTTTGTATAATCATAAATTAAACTACTTATTTCTTTATATAAATTTTTCATATTACCTCATTATGTAATAAATTTTTTTAAATCATTTATAAAAATTTGATTTTTATCTCTAAAAGTTATTTGCTCTTTAAATTCATTAATAAGCACACTTTGAATATATTTTGAATCAAAAATAGCACCTGAAGCAATTATTTTTATTTTAGTTCCTAAACTTTTTTGCATTTTTTCAAGAGCAAATTTTAATTTATTTTTAAATTGAATAATTACAGAATATAAAAGATCTAAATCAAAATCAAATTCTAAAAATTTTGTACTAAATTTTCTAAAGTTTGCTTTTTCAAAAAAGTTTATTTCTTCTTCAATGAATGTACATTCACTTAAATCAAAATTATCAATATCTTTGATTGAAATATTTAATTGAGAGCATGCTATAAAAATATTATTTCCCCCATTTGAAGATACTGTTCCATAAACATATTTATTATCTAAAGTTTCATAGCAATATTGTTCTTCAAGTAAATTTTGAATAGGTTTATCAACAAGTAATCTAATTCCAAATGTTCTATTTGCAGATAAAATAGCTACATTTTTTTCTTTTAAAACATTTAAACCTAAAACTGTATTTGGAATTCCAAAATTTACTTTGCAATCATAGTTATTTAATTTTATATCATATCACTCTAATTTTTTATAAATTTCAGGACATATAATATTTTCTCTATTTACATATTTTAATAACTTTGGACTAAATTTAGATGTTTTAAAATCTAAAAGACCGGTTGAAGAAGCATCAACTATATCAATTATATTTTTATTAATTAATTTAATTGCAAAATACCCTTTTAAAGTTGTAAAAGAATAAGCCTTTATTGGTGTTTCTTTTAATTTAAATGAAGGAAAAACTGTAATATTTAAAATATTATTAATTTTCTTGGCAGCAATTAAGTCTTGTGAATTAATTTTTGGAATTAAAGCATCATGTGGTGTATAACCTTTTCCAATTTGATTTAAATTTTCGTCTAGTAAAAAAAGAAACATAGTAGAACAAGTAAAAATAATTCTTAGTCCTTTTTGATATTTATCTGTAAATTTAGTTATTTTTTCATTAAATCAATCTATTGCTTTATTTGCTGAGGCAAAATTGTGATTATCGAAATATATTTCAGCATTTGATAATTTTTCATACTCTAATTGATTATTATTTTGATCAAAAATTTTATACTCAATATACATATCTCCAAAATAAATATAAATTGTATTCATACATACCTCACTAAAAATATTATAAGTTAAAAAGCAAATTTAAAAATAAAAATCAGCATATTTGCTGATTTTTATTTTTTTTAGCCATGATTTTTATCATTTTTGCACATACCACAATCTTTGCAATTATCTTCTAATTTACATTCTATTATTTTTTCACTTCCTTTTGTAAATATTTTAAAACTAATTATATAAAAAAAGATACTTATATAAAAAAACTAATTATTTTACTTTTTTTGAATTACTTTTTTTGAATTAAATCTTTTTTTTCTTCTAATTCAGGTCTTTTATAAGTTTCTGCACCAATCATTCCAAAAAAAGAACCTGTAACAACAAATATCCCACTTATACCAAAGAAAATAAATAATAAACCTGAAAGTAAAATATATATACCTTGACTTACTGTTGAAGAAACAATAATAAATGGTAAAAGTGAAGCTAATATTAAAATTGTACCAGTTGTTAAGCCAACAAAATAGCCAATTCTTTGTTTATATGCTTTTCTTGAATTTATAAAAATTAAGAAAAAGTAATAATTACAATAATAACTAATGAACTTATAAATAAAGATATACCTATTGAAGTTATTTGAGTTAATACTTTTTCTGATAAAGAATTAAGCCATTCACCAATATCTCTTAATTTACTAAAACTGTCTATTGCAATTTGTTTAATACTCATCATAAAAACAGAAACAATTAGTATTGGAACTAATGAGGCTAACATAAAATGGGATCCTATATGGCATAATGTTTTTGAAACTTTAGTCCTTTTTATATCCTTTCTAAAAAAACACTTAATGTTTTTGAAATTATTTCACTACCTTTAGAAAGAATTTGTCTAAATTGTTCTTCATTAGTTTTACTTCCAATTTTATCACTTATTACTTTTAAACTAATTATTGGCTTTTTAAAAATATATGCTGCTTGAAAAAAAGCACCACATTCCATATCAAATATTTCAATTGATTTATCAATTTTGAAAATTATTTGATCAAATAATTTTTGTGAATTTATAAAAACATCACTTGAACAAATATTTGCATATTTAAAATTTTTATTTAATTTTTCATTTAAGTTTTTATCTGATAAATAATATTCTTGCATTTTTGGCACTTGACCTAATTTATAACCAAAACCAGTTGCATCAACATTTCCTAAATATGACTTATTAACTAAAACAACGTCTAATTGATTTAACACTAAACCAACACAACCACTTAATCCTGCATTAATATAATAATTAAAATCATATTTTTGATTAACATATGTAAAGCAAGTTGAAGCATTTATTAGACCAACATTAGAAATAGCAATATAAATATTATTTGAACAATAAATTTTAAATGGTTTTTCTTCAACTAATTTTGCATTTATATTTGAAATAAATGCTTTTGCTTCTTCTTCCATTGCAAATAATACACAGTATTTTTCCATTATTTATTTCCTTTTACTCAATATTGATAACTTTGTTTTAAATCATTTCCTATAGAATCCATTCCTGTTTTTTTAATAGCTTCTTCATATTGATTTTCTAAAAGCATTTTAAATCCTAATACTAAATCTGATTTTACAATTGCTCTAAATTCATCAACTCTTGGATAATTTCTTTCTGAAGATATTTTATCTGCGCAAAAAACTATCATATCAAGAATACTCATTTCTTTTGAAGCCACTGTATGTTTAAAAATTGAATTAATAATTTCATCATCATTAAATAATCAATCATATTTTAAATGCATAGCGCCAACATAAGAATGTCAAACTGGTTTTGGTTCATTAATTTTTTCAATGCAATATTTTTCTAAATATTTCATTAAAACTTTTTCATCTCATTGTTTTGAAATGTCATGTAATGTTCCTGCAATAAATGCTTTTTTTAAATCATAATTATTAAGTCTTGCTAAATCTAAAGTCATTTGCCCAACATTTAGGCTGTGAAAAAATCTTTTCTCATCCATTTTACTTTCTAATCTTTCATATAAATATAAAAGATTATAATTTACATAATCATTAATTTCTTTAATTTGAAGATTTAAATCCTCTAAGTTTCTAATTTTTGTAGAACTTAAGTGATTATTTTCAAATTCAAATGTTTCCAAATTATATTTTTCCACAATTTTTTGATTAATATCTTCTGTTCTTAAAAAAATTTTAAATTCTATTGCTTTAATCAATTCGTTAAAATTATCCCATTTTTCAAAATTATCCAATTGATCTGAGCCCATTATAAAGGCAAAACTTATATCAGGATACTTATTTTTATAGTATGAAACAGTATCATATGTATAACTTCTTTTAGTTTTTGAAATTTCATATTTTTCAATTTTTACATATTCCAAATCACTTAATGCTATTTCAAGCATTTCAAGTCTTTGTGCAACACTAGAGCTTGAAATAGTTTTAAATGGATTAACATATGCTGGAATAACTCATACTTCATCAAAACATAAATTTTTTTTACAACTTTTTATTATATTAATATGATCTGTATGTACAGGATCAAAACTTCCTCCAAATAGAGCAATTTTTTTCATTCTATTCTCCCTTTTTTTAATTAGTTCAATTAAATACTTTCCAACTCCATTATTATCAATTGTATCAATAACTTTTGAAGCAATTTTTTTCAAATTTTCCACAGAATTTCCTACAGCAAGTCCATTTTGGCTTCCCCTAACCATTTCAATATCATTATTATTATCCCCAATTACATGAATTTCATTGAAATCAATTTTCATTATTTCTGCTCATTTTTTTATTCCATATAATTTATCAATTCCCATTGGCATTGCATCCATTATTATTCTCGATTGCATTTTTGTTGAGGGATGATATAAATTTTTTTGTTCTAAAAATTTATCTAATTGTTTTACTTTTTCAACATCATTTCTCTCATCTAATGAATACATTAATTTAATTGCTTTATGAATTCCATTTTTTACATCATCAATCATTTGCAAGTAATTATCATATAAAAAGTAGTTTGGTAAATACTCTTTTGGATAATGACCATATAATTCACTATATTTTCTTATTCTCTCAGAATTTTTTAAAGCACATAGTGATGTTGCTGTGTATAAAGAAACATCTAGATCATTTTCTATTGAATAATTAAGCAATTCAATAACTAATTCTGTTTGCATAATATGCTCAAAATAAACTTTATTTGTTATTGGATCAGTAATTGCAGAACCATTTGAACTAATTACTGGAAGTTTTATATCAAGCTGTTTTATAAAATATTTCATATTTTGACTAGCTCTTCCTGTAACTATAAAAAAACTATTATTTGATTTTTGTTGATATTCCAAAATATCTTTAACTGTTTCATCCAATATTTTAAAATCCTCATTGTTGACAATAGTTCCATCAAGATCACTTGCAATAAATGGTAATTTCATATTTTTTCCCTCTTCCAATTATTTTAAATATTATTTTTAAAAAATATACTAATTTAAAACCTTAATATAATTATTTTTTATATAAAAAATTGTTTAAAAAATAATCTAATGTTGTAATATCTGCTATATAAAACGTTAAATCTTTAAACTTAACCTTTGGATATAAATTTAAAATATCATTTGTTATTATTATAAACTCATCTACAGTATCTTGTTTTATTTTTAATTGTTTTTTTATTTTTCTTATATCCTTTTCAAAAGTAGAAATTTTAGCAGAATAATTTTTTTGAAAAATATTATTAAATTCATTTGTATTTTCAAACGATCTTTTCATATTTTGCTCATTTTCTAAGTTATTTATAAAAAAATCATTAATTACAAAAAAAGTTTTATCAAGTCTTTTTTCATATATAACTGAGTTTACTTTTAAATTTCTAACATCTTTTTTTGCTTGTTTTCAAAAATATTTATTATTTTCTGGTTCATAAACAACAATTGAAGAATATTTTTTTGAAATAATCTTCAATTTATTATTTAAAAAATAATGTAGTTCAACTTTAATTTCATTATTAAAAATATTTAATATTTCTTTTTCAAAGTAAGTATACTTATTTAAAAAATTTTCAGTTAATCATATAAATTCTGGAAATGAAATTAAATATCTAGTACTAGTAGAATTCGTGAAAGATATAATTGGATGTTTATAAAAAATTGAAATAAAATCTTTACTATTTTTATAATTTAATAGCATTTTAACTAGTGAAAGTAAATCATCTTTTTCAATATTTTTATCAATATTTTCAATGACAATTTCATGCAAACTATCAACATATGTTTTTAACTCATATAAATCACAAATTTTAAAAGACATTTTTATTTGTTCAAGAATTAAAAATCATTGATATAAAGTAATTGAATTAAATAATTTTATTTTTTTAAAAACTTTATTTTTTAATTGTTTAATTTCAAGTTCAATTTTTTCATCCTTTCTTTCATAGAAAGTTTTAATAATATCAATTCTTTTTTGTTTTTCAAAAGAATCTTCTTTTTTAAAAAGAAGATCATAATTAATTGGATTTAATACATTAAATCGAAATTCAATTTCTTCTTCCAAATTATTAATACTAAAATATTCTTTAATTTCACAAAACTCTTTTATATAAGTATGCATTCAAATACAAATAAATAAATCCTTATATAATTTCAAGTTATACGCTTTATTTTCAATTAATTTATCTAAATTAGAAAAAATATTAATAGTATCTGAATTATTTTCAAGCAAAGGAATAGTCCAAGAAAAAATTGATTGATAATATTTTTTTAGACTATTTTTATACATATAATATTTAAATTTTTCATTTCCAAATTTAAATACTTTTAAATCTACATTAAAAGTTGTTTTATTAGCAGTTGACAAAAGAACAAATTCTTGTATTAGTAGTCTTGCAGCAGTATAGAATAATCCACTTAAAAAAGCTTTACTTGCAATAAAATCTGCTGGAAGTGTAAGTTTATGTAATTTACCATTTATATAAACGTTACTAATATAAAAACTAATTTTTTCATTTATTTTACTTGAAAGAATTTTTAATAAAAATTCTGGTTTTTTTTGATTCATTTTAAAAACTTTAAATACATTTTCTAAATCTCGATCGGTAATTCCAAAATAGTCGAAGTAATTTAATTGATTATTGTAATCATAAAAATTTGCCTTTCCCGAAATTTTATTAAAGTCTTTTATCATATAATCAAACCTCATTAAATTTATTATACTAATAAATAACTTAAAACATTGATAAAATATATAAGTTAATTACAATGCTTTAAAATCTTTAAAAATACATATTTACAATAATCGGTAATTCTATTTAATTGTGAAATTAAAAGATAATTTGCTTTATTTTTACAAATTATACAAAAAACATCTTCATTATTAATTTTTTTAGCTTTTAAATCAATTAAAACACAGTTTTTGCAAATATACTTAAAATTATTTAATTGATCTATTGATTTTAACTCTGCATTTTTTCCACATTTAACAAATAATATTTTCATATTCTTTTCCTCTTTTGTAAATATTTTATATATTTTTTAAAAAAATCAAAATATATAGTAAATATCACATTAAAAAATTAAAAAAAATAATTTTTTTTTAAAAAAAGTTGCATTTGTATATTTTATTTGATATATTTATTTTGTCCTTTGGACACACTATGGCAAGGTTAATTTTTAATGGTTTCATTTCCCTTTACATCACTTTCAAGAGATGAAATTACATTCTAATTAAATTTATAACATCCTTTCTTTCGATTTGGCTTATTCTGAGCTTGTCATAGTTTATAAACAGGAATAAGTCTTATTCATTACTCATTCATATCTTTTTAATTATTAGCAAATCAACAATTTAAAAATGCAAAAATGCATAATAATAAAAAAACACGTTCTGAGTGTTTTTTTCTGTTTAAATACAGTTATAAAAATAAAACCAAACATTAAAGTTAAAAATAAACTCTAGTGTTTGGTTTTTTAATATATTATCCAGTAATTTCAACTTGATTAATTGCTCATAAATTATTTTCTTTTGCAATTGAAATTGTAACAGTTTTTCCTGAGCCAAGATTATATTTATATTTTTCTTGACTAATAATTTCTGAATTTGCTACTGTTAATTTATTGTATTCAGTTTTAATATTTTCAATCATTTTTGCTTTTTGATCTGCAACTGTATCTTGAACATATTTCAATAAATCTTTCAGTCCAATTAAATTGTCTTTTACTTGATATAAATCAGCCAAAATTCCAGCTTCTTTAATCTTGTTGACTAATGCATCAACACTTGTTGGCATATCTTTAAAGATTGGTGCTAATTTTTTTAATAAAGATCCAATTGCAGTAAAGTCTATTTTAATTTCTTCTGCATTTTGTATTTTTTCAAAAATTAATTCCACAATTTCTTTTAAAGTTTCTGCCCCTTCAATAAATTCAAATTCTAAAATATTATTAATTCCTAATAATGAAGATAATGGTTTTTCTAATAGATTTTTTAAAGCTCAACTTTCATTTGCTGGTTTTCCCAATATTGCTCCTAAAAAATCCTCATTTCATAAAAGATTTAATAAATCAACATCGTTTTCTCCATTTAATCCATCAACTAATTTTTGAATTTTACTATCTTCTAGTTCTACACCTAAAAGAGAAAATATCAATGTTATTAATGCAGAATTCAATCCCTTTGTTATTGGAGTATTTGAAGCTATTTTTCCAATTAAGTTAACTAAAATAGCTGGAATATTTAAGTTTAATGCCTCAATGATTCCTTTAAACATATCTGGAAGTGAATCCAATAATTTTTTAATATCAATTGAACCGTTTAAAATTCT
This genomic window from Spiroplasma taiwanense CT-1 contains:
- a CDS encoding nicotinate-nucleotide adenylyltransferase; protein product: MKKIALFGGSFDPVHTDHINIIKSCKKNLCFDEVWVIPAYVNPFKTISSSSVAQRLEMLEIALSDLEYVKIEKYEISKTKRSYTYDTVSYYKNKYPDISFAFIMGSDQLDNFEKWDNFNELIKAIEFKIFLRTEDINQKIVEKYNLETFEFENNHLSSTKIRNLEDLNLQIKEINDYVNYNLLYLYERLESKMDEKRFFHSLNVGQMTLDLARLNNYDLKKAFIAGTLHDISKQWDEKVLMKYLEKYCIEKINEPKPVWHSYVGAMHLKYDWLFNDDEIINSIFKHTVASKEMSILDMIVFCADKISSERNYPRVDEFRAIVKSDLVLGFKMLLENQYEEAIKKTGMDSIGNDLKQSYQYWVKGNK
- a CDS encoding ROK family protein, with protein sequence MDFDFIGLACPGPLNLKTGEIINTPNLPAWNGKNLVEEFKKIFLNKEIKFNNNANVAALGQFSIRKVIESLLYFTVSTRIGAGFINEGKIFNGFTGKACEIANALPKISTIEPSKSGFEYLASGKNIAKRLQELGVKVENAKEAFEIFKTRKNSIVSDYFITMEIELISLFSTAIYFLNPEIIVIGGSVAMNNQDWFNAIFNKVLEVTSDISYKTKFEFAKELDDSTLIGCCEL
- a CDS encoding nucleoside hydrolase; protein product: MDKIPIIIDTDPGIDDTVALAIAINQEKFDIKLISTVARNANIDLVTENALKIITLFNANIEVSKGCYKPILRSPVYAYDIHGNTELDGYDFKNLLIICY
- a CDS encoding nucleoside hydrolase, with amino-acid sequence MLLKNHAVFELYNKIMALEEIILVTLASLTNIAMLLTLFPKVKNKIKKILMLCGSFGRENKGIYSEFNAAFDPEALKIVLESKIEIILFPMDLGLKALIKKDDIEKIKLSNKFGEVFYSLFKKYRGESFETGLKMYDSLSIIFLLNPFIFKIQKYYVSVDTQNSISAGTTYIDFKNYLKQEPNINVAVDLDEIKFNNLIVEKLINLN
- a CDS encoding acetate and sugar kinases/Hsc70/actin family protein, translating into MNTIYIYFGDMYIEYKIFDQNNNQLEYEKLSNAEIYFDNHNFASANKAIDWFNEKITKFTDKYQKGLRIIFTCSTMFLFLLDENLNQIGKGYTPHDALIPKINSQDLIAAKKINNILNITVFPSFKLKETPIKAYSFTTLKGYFAIKLINKNIIDIVDASSTGLLDFKTSKFSPKLLKYVNRENIICPEIYKKLEWYDIKLNNYDCKVNFGIPNTVLGLNVLKEKNVAILSANRTFGIRLLVDKPIQNLLEEQYCYETLDNKYVYGTVSSNGGNNIFIACSQLNISIKDIDNFDLSECTFIEEEINFFEKANFRKFSTKFLEFDFDLDLLYSVIIQFKNKLKFALEKMQKSLGTKIKIIASGAIFDSKYIQSVLINEFKEQITFRDKNQIFINDLKKFIT
- a CDS encoding 5'-methylthioadenosine/S-adenosylhomocysteine nucleosidase — translated: MEKYCVLFAMEEEAKAFISNINAKLVEEKPFKIYCSNNIYIAISNVGLINASTCFTYVNQKYDFNYYINAGLSGCVGLVLNQLDVVLVNKSYLGNVDATGFGYKLGQVPKMQEYYLSDKNLNEKLNKNFKYANICSSDVFINSQKLFDQIIFKIDKSIEIFDMECGAFFQAAYIFKKPIISLKVISDKIGSKTNEEQFRQILSKGSEIISKTLSVFLERI
- a CDS encoding class I SAM-dependent methyltransferase, which codes for MLEAGVGNGRMLIPLLKYKIDVIGIDKSKQMIKLCKKN